Below is a window of Pseudomonas sp. B21-040 DNA.
GCGATGGCCAAGACTGGTGCGGTGATCAACATCAAGAAAGCCCAGTTCCTCGCACCGCATGAGATGAAACACATCCTCAGCAAGTGCGTGGAAGCGGGCAACGATCAGTTGATCCTTTGCGAGCGCGGTTCGAGCTTCGGCTACAACAACCTGGTCGTCGACATGCTCGGCTTCGGTATCATGAAGCAGTTCGAATACCCGGTGTTCTTCGACGTGACTCACGCGCTGCAAATGCCCGGTGGTCGTTCCGATTCCGCCGGTGGTCGTCGTGCCCAGGTGACGGATCTGGCCAAGGCTGGCATGAGCCAGTCGCTGGCCGGCCTGTTCCTCGAAGCCCACCCGGACCCGGACAACGCCAAATGCGACGGCCCTTGCGCCTTGCGTCTGGACAAACTGGAGCCATTCCTGGCCCAGCTCAAAGCGTTGGACGAACTGGTGAAGAGTTTTCCGACGGTAGAAACCGCGTAAACCTCAATTCTCCGGTAAAGTACCGCACGAATTTATGCTCTGGCCCGCTGGCCGCACTGCTCTTGTAGGAGCATGGCTTGCCAGCGATGGCGTCCTTGAGGGCTCCATCGCCGGCAAGCCGTGCTCCTACAGCGTTTTCGTCAACTTTGGAGTGTTTACAACAATGGCAAAAATCGTCGACATCAAAGGTCGTGAAGTTCTCGACTCCCGTGGCAATCCCACCGTGGAAGCGGACGTGCTTCTCGATAACGGCATCATCGGCAGCGCCTGCGCGCCGTCCGGTGCTTCCACTGGCTCGCGTGAAGCACTCGAGCTGCGTGATGGCGACAAGAGCCGTTACCTGGGCAAAGGCGTTCTGAAGGCCGTGGCCAACATCAACGGTCCGATCCGCGATCTGTTGAAAGGCATGGACCCAAGCGACCAGAAAGCGCTGGATCACGCGATGATCAAGCTCGACGGTACCGAAAACAAAGGCTCCCTGGGCGCTAACGCGATCCTCGCCGTTTCCCTGGCCGCGGCCAAGGCAGCAGCACAGGACCAGGACCTGCCGCTGTACGCTCACATCGCCAACCTGAACGGTACCCCGGGTGTTTACTCGATGCCGGTTCCGATGATGAACATCATCAACGGTGGCGAGCACGCCGATAACAACGTCGACATCCAGGAATTCATGGTTCAGCCGGTTGGCGCCAAGTCTTTCTCGGAAGGTCTGCGCATGGGCACCGAGATTTTCCATCACCTCAAGGCTGTTCTGAAGGCACGTGGCCTGAGCACTGCTGTCGGTGACGAAGGTGGTTTTGCACCGAACCTGGCCTCCAACGAAGACGCTTTGAAAGTGATCTCCGAAGCGGTAGCCAACGCCGGTTACAAGCTGGGCACCGACGTGACCCTGGCTCTGGACTGCGCTGCGAGCGAGTTCTACGAAGACGGCAAGTACAACCTGTCCGGCGAAGGCCAGGTGTTCACCGCTGAAGGTTTCGCTGACTACCTGAAAGGCCTGACCGAGCGTTACCCGATCATCTCGATCGAAGACGGCCTGGACGAGTCCGACTGGGCAGGCTGGAAAATCCTCACCGACAAGATCGGAGAGAAAACTCAGTTGGTAGGCGACGACCTGTTCGTGACCAATACCAAGATCCTGAAAGAAGGCATCGATAAAAAGATCGCCAACTCGATCCTGATCAAGTTCAACCAGATCGGCACCCTGACCGAAACCCTGGAAGCCATCCAGATGGCCAAGGCTGCGGGTTACACGGCTGTGATCTCGCACCGCTCCGGCGAAACCGAAGATTCGACCATCGCCGACCTGGCTGTGGGCACTTCGGCTGGTCAGATCAAAACCGGTTCCCTGTGCCGTTCGGACCGCGTTTCCAAGTACAACCAACTGCTGCGTATCGAAGAGCAGTTGAATGGCAAAGCCAAATACAATGGCCGCAGCGAGTTCCGCGGTTAATTGCTAAATGGTAAAAAGACACCGGATTGTGTCGGAAAAATCGCTACAGCGACGTTTTTGCCACTAATCTGATGCCTTATAAGCACAAGCCTGGATTTTCCAGGCTTCGTGCTATCAGAAGCTTCAAAGTTTTTGCATGGCTGTCTTTTTTCACTGGAAACCTGATATTCGATGCGCAGTCCCAATTGGTTGTTCCTCGTTTTGCTCCTGTTGCTGGCTGGCCTGCAATACCGCCTGTGGGTAGGTAATGGCAGTCTGGCGCAAGTGGCTGAGCTGACTCAGCAGATCGCGGATCAACAGACTGAGAACGAAGGGTTGCTGGAACGCAATCGGGTCATGGACGCCGAGGTCAGCGAGCTGAAAAAAGGCATGGAGACCGTTGAAGAGCGGGCTCGCCATGAGTTGGGCATGGTCAAGGACGGTGAAACCCTTTACCAGTTGGCTCAATGAACACCTCGTTACCGGCCTTCTGGGCCGTGATCCCTGCCGCGGGTGTAGGTGCCCGTATGGCCGCAGACCGTCCCAAGCAATACTTGCAACTGGGCGGGCGCACTATTCTCGAACACAGCCTCGGCTGTTTCCTTGATCATCCCTGCCTGAAGGGGGTGGTGGTCAGTCTTGCTGTTGATGATCCGTATTGGCCGAACCTTGCAAGTGCTTGCGATCCGCGTATTCAGCGGGTTGAGGGTGGCTCCGAGCGTTCCGGTTCGGTACTCAATGCCTTGCTGCATTTGCATGCGCTGGGTGCTGATGATGAAGACTGGGTGCTGGTTCACGACGCTGCTCGGCCGAATCTGAATCGTGATGATCTGGACAAGTTGCTGAGTGAATTAGCCGATGATCCGGTAGGCGGGCTGCTGGCGGTGCCGGCACGCGATACCCTCAAGCGGGTCGACAAGCACGGTCGTGTCGTCGAAACCGTGGATCGCAGTGTGATCTGGCAAGCCTATACGCCGCAGATGTTTCGCCTGGGCGCATTGCATCGGGCATTGGCGGACAGTCTCGTCGCTGATGCGGTCATCACCGATGAAGCGTCGGCCATGGAATGGGCGGGCATGGCGCCACGGTTGATAGAAGGTCGATCCGACAATCTCAAGGTCACTCGTCCCGAAGACCTTGAATGGCTGCGCCAGCGTTGGGCCAATCGCCGCTAAGCCGCGTACTCCGGCCGTTCGGCCAACCCTTCCTTCAAGTAATCCACCAATTTGCGCACTTTGGGCGACAGATGCCGTTGCTGTGGATAAAGCGCCCATACGGCGGTATTCGGTGGTTGATGCGCGTCCAGTAACGAAATCAATGCGCCGCTTTTCAAATGCTCCAGCACGTAATAGTCCGGTAGCTGACACAACCCTACGCCTTGCAGCGCTGCATCCAGCACCGCTTGCCCACTGTTGCAGCGCCAGTTTCCCTGGACCCGCTGCGAAAACTCCCGCCCGTTCTGTTCCAGTTGCCACAGGTCCGAGCTGCCGATGAGGCAGTTGTGGCGACTCAGTTCCGACAGGCTATGTGGCCGACCATAACGCTCCAGATAGGACGGCGATGCGCACAGGTACATGCGTCGTGGTGCCAGGCGAGTGGCGACCAGCCGGGAGTCTTGCAAGCGCCCAAGGCGGATCGCCAGGTCGAGGCCCTCATGCACCAGATCGAGCGGGCGATTGCTCAGTTCGATGTCGACACGCAGTTGTGGATAAAGCCCCATGAACCGCGTCACCAGCGGCACGATAAAACGTTCGCCGTACGCCACGGCGCAGGTCATGCGCAGCATGCCCTTGGGTTCGCTGGTCAAGTCGCCGACCGCGCGCAACGCTTCTTCGCGACCATCCTGCAAACGCTGGCAATGCTGCAGAAACGTTTGCCCGGCTTCGGTCAGCGTGACCCGGCGGGTGCTGCGATACAGCAGTCGTGTCTGAAGGCGCTCTTCCAGGCGTACGATTTGTCGACTGACATGGGAGGAAGAAACCCCAAGTCGTTCGGCGGCAGCCGTGAACTGGCTGCACTCGGCGACGGCGACGAACTCGTCGATACCTTCCCAGCGATTCTCGGACACCTAGAATTATCCCTGTGTAGCAATAATGTTTTGCTTTTGTCCTGATTATTCACCGAGCGACGGTGTATTACACTCATTGTCTCGTTTTTATTCACTGGAGAACCCACATGATCAAGTCGCGCGCTGCCGTTGCCTTCGAGGCCAAGAAACCCCTCGAGATCGTCGAAGTCGATGTCGCCATGCCCAAGGCCGGCGAAGTTCTGTTGCGTGTGGTTGCTTCCGGCGTCTGCCATACCGATGCCTACACGCTGTCCGGCGCTGATCCGGAAGGTATCTTCCCGTCAATCCTCGGTCACGAAGGTGGCGCGGTGGTTGAAGCGATCGGCGAGGGCGTGACCTCGGTTGCAGTCGGCGATCATGTGATCCCGCTGTACACCCCGGAATGCCGCCAGTGCAAATTCTGCCTGTCGGGCAAAACCAACCTGTGTCAGGCGATTCGCGCAACCCAGGGCAAAGGCCTGATGCCGGATGGCACTTCGCGCTTCTCCTACAAGGGCCAGCCGATTTTCCACTACATGGGCACTTCGACGTTTTCCGAATACACGGTGTTGCCGGAAATCTCGGTCGCCAAAATTGCTAAAGAAGCGCCACTGGAAAAAGTCTGCCTGCTGGGCTGCGGTGTCACCACCGGCATCGGCGCGGTGCTCAATACGGCCAAGGTGAAACCGGGTGACACCGTGGCCATTTTCGGCCTCGGCGGCATTGGTCTGTCGGCGGTGATTGGCGCGGTAAAAGCCAAGGCTGCACGCATCATTGCCATCGACATCAACCCGGCCAAATTCGAGATCGCCAAGCAGCTGGGTGCAACCGATTGTGTGAACCCGAAAGACTTCGACCGTCCGATTCAGGAAGTCATCGTCGACATGACCGATGGCGGCGTCGACTTTTCCTTCGAGTGCATCGGCAATGTGCAACTGATGCGCGCCGCACTTGAGTGCTGCCACAAGGGCTGGGGTGAGTCGGTCATCATCGGAGTCGCCGGTGCCGGTCAGGAAATCTCCACCCGACCATTCCAGCTGGTCACCGGTCGCGTCTGGCGCGGTTCGGCGTTCGGCGGCGTGCGTGGTCGTACCGAGTTGCCAAGCTACGTTGAAATGGCCGAGACCGGTGAGATCCCGCTGGACACGTTCATCACCCACACCATGGGCCTGGAAGATATCAACAAGGCGTTCGACCTGATGCATGAAGGCAAGAGCATCCGTTCCGTCATCCATTTCTGAGGTCGGTCATGAGCCTGGAAAATATCTCCTGCCAGAAAAGCTTCGGCGGCTGGCACAAGCGCTATCGGCACCGTTCAGATGTGCTCGGCTGCGACATGGTGTTTGCCGTGTATCTGCCGCCGCAAGCGGAGCAGGGCGGCAAATTGCCGGTGCTGTACTGGTTGTCCGGCCTGACCTGCACCGACGAGAACTTCATGCAAAAGGCCGGCGCCATGCGCATGGCCGCCGAGTTGGGGCTGATTATTG
It encodes the following:
- the kdsA gene encoding 3-deoxy-8-phosphooctulonate synthase, which codes for MAQKIIRVGDIEIANDKPMVLFGGMNVLESRDMAMQVCEEYVKVTEKLGIPYVFKASFDKANRSSVTSYRGPGLEEGMRIFQDIKQAFGVPIITDVHEPDQAAIVAEVCDIIQLPAFLSRQTDLVVAMAKTGAVINIKKAQFLAPHEMKHILSKCVEAGNDQLILCERGSSFGYNNLVVDMLGFGIMKQFEYPVFFDVTHALQMPGGRSDSAGGRRAQVTDLAKAGMSQSLAGLFLEAHPDPDNAKCDGPCALRLDKLEPFLAQLKALDELVKSFPTVETA
- the eno gene encoding phosphopyruvate hydratase, with translation MAKIVDIKGREVLDSRGNPTVEADVLLDNGIIGSACAPSGASTGSREALELRDGDKSRYLGKGVLKAVANINGPIRDLLKGMDPSDQKALDHAMIKLDGTENKGSLGANAILAVSLAAAKAAAQDQDLPLYAHIANLNGTPGVYSMPVPMMNIINGGEHADNNVDIQEFMVQPVGAKSFSEGLRMGTEIFHHLKAVLKARGLSTAVGDEGGFAPNLASNEDALKVISEAVANAGYKLGTDVTLALDCAASEFYEDGKYNLSGEGQVFTAEGFADYLKGLTERYPIISIEDGLDESDWAGWKILTDKIGEKTQLVGDDLFVTNTKILKEGIDKKIANSILIKFNQIGTLTETLEAIQMAKAAGYTAVISHRSGETEDSTIADLAVGTSAGQIKTGSLCRSDRVSKYNQLLRIEEQLNGKAKYNGRSEFRG
- the ftsB gene encoding cell division protein FtsB, with translation MRSPNWLFLVLLLLLAGLQYRLWVGNGSLAQVAELTQQIADQQTENEGLLERNRVMDAEVSELKKGMETVEERARHELGMVKDGETLYQLAQ
- the ispD gene encoding 2-C-methyl-D-erythritol 4-phosphate cytidylyltransferase: MNTSLPAFWAVIPAAGVGARMAADRPKQYLQLGGRTILEHSLGCFLDHPCLKGVVVSLAVDDPYWPNLASACDPRIQRVEGGSERSGSVLNALLHLHALGADDEDWVLVHDAARPNLNRDDLDKLLSELADDPVGGLLAVPARDTLKRVDKHGRVVETVDRSVIWQAYTPQMFRLGALHRALADSLVADAVITDEASAMEWAGMAPRLIEGRSDNLKVTRPEDLEWLRQRWANRR
- a CDS encoding LysR substrate-binding domain-containing protein, giving the protein MSENRWEGIDEFVAVAECSQFTAAAERLGVSSSHVSRQIVRLEERLQTRLLYRSTRRVTLTEAGQTFLQHCQRLQDGREEALRAVGDLTSEPKGMLRMTCAVAYGERFIVPLVTRFMGLYPQLRVDIELSNRPLDLVHEGLDLAIRLGRLQDSRLVATRLAPRRMYLCASPSYLERYGRPHSLSELSRHNCLIGSSDLWQLEQNGREFSQRVQGNWRCNSGQAVLDAALQGVGLCQLPDYYVLEHLKSGALISLLDAHQPPNTAVWALYPQQRHLSPKVRKLVDYLKEGLAERPEYAA
- a CDS encoding S-(hydroxymethyl)glutathione dehydrogenase/class III alcohol dehydrogenase produces the protein MIKSRAAVAFEAKKPLEIVEVDVAMPKAGEVLLRVVASGVCHTDAYTLSGADPEGIFPSILGHEGGAVVEAIGEGVTSVAVGDHVIPLYTPECRQCKFCLSGKTNLCQAIRATQGKGLMPDGTSRFSYKGQPIFHYMGTSTFSEYTVLPEISVAKIAKEAPLEKVCLLGCGVTTGIGAVLNTAKVKPGDTVAIFGLGGIGLSAVIGAVKAKAARIIAIDINPAKFEIAKQLGATDCVNPKDFDRPIQEVIVDMTDGGVDFSFECIGNVQLMRAALECCHKGWGESVIIGVAGAGQEISTRPFQLVTGRVWRGSAFGGVRGRTELPSYVEMAETGEIPLDTFITHTMGLEDINKAFDLMHEGKSIRSVIHF